One Notolabrus celidotus isolate fNotCel1 chromosome 18, fNotCel1.pri, whole genome shotgun sequence DNA window includes the following coding sequences:
- the aldh18a1 gene encoding delta-1-pyrroline-5-carboxylate synthase isoform X4, which translates to MLLVRLGICLRTSQDIQRHVCWLLTRPLTQVANGRAHCSSFAHRGELRKAKRIVVKLGSAVVTRGDECGLALGRLASIVEQVAMLQNQGREMLIVTSGAVAFGKQRLRHEILLSQSVRQALHTGHNQLKDMSLPVLEARACAAAGQSGLMALYEAMFTQYSTCTAQVLVTNLDFHDDEKRQNLNSTLQELLRMNIVPIINTNDAVVPPPEPNSDLQGVNVISIKDNDSLAARLAVEMKADLLIALSDVEGLYNSPPGTDDAKLIDIFYPGDQQSITYGTKSRVGIGGMEAKVKAALWALQGGTSVVIANGTNPKVTGHVITDIVEGKKVGTFFSEIKPAGPTVEQQTEMARNSGRTLAALHPEQRGEIICHLAELLTEKKDEILAANKMDMDLAVNAGQMPQAMIKRLSLSPSKLNSLAIGLRQIAVAAQDSVGRVLRRTRVAHNLELEQITVPIGVLLVIFEARPDCLPQVSALAIASGNALLLKGGKEAANTNRVLHQLTQEALTMHGVTDAVQLVSTREEVEDLCRLDKMIDLIIPRGSSQLVRDIQRAAKGIPVMGHSEGICHVYVDAEASIDKVIKIVRDSKCDYPAACNAMETLLIHRDTLRTPLFDQIIDMLRTERVKIHAGPRFASYLTFSPSEAKSLRTEYGDLECCMEVVDSMQEAVDHIHKYGSSHTDVIITENVCRDLIATIRAELKKNHFPVSKVSTT; encoded by the exons ATGCTGCTGGTAAGGCTTGGGATCTGCTTGAGGACATCTCAGGATATCCAGAGACACGTATGCTGGTTACTCACGAGACCACTGACACAAG TTGCCAATGGTAGAGCTCATTGTAGTTCCTTTGCACACCGCGGTGAACTGCGCAAGGCCAAAAGGATCGTAGTGAAGCTCGGCAGTGCTGTGGTCACCCGTGGAGATGAATGTGGCCTGGCTCTGGGGAGGCTGGCCTCCAttgtggagcag GTGGCCATGCTGCAGAACCAGGGCAGGGAGATGTTGATCGTCACCAGCGGAGCTGTGGCTTTTGGCAAACAAAGATTAAGACACGAGATCCTGCTGTCCCAGAGTGTCCGACAGGCGCTGCACACAGGACACAACCAGCTGAAAGACATG tcttTGCCAGTGCTGGAGGCCCGGGCCTGTGCTGCAGCTGGACAAAGTGGCCTCATGGCTCTGTATGAGGCCATGTTCACCCAATACAGCACTTGCACTGCACAG GTTCTGGTGACAAATCTGGATTTCCATGATGACGAGAAGAGGCAGAACCTAAACAGCACGCTGCAGGAACTGCTGCGAATGAACATCGTGCCTATCATCAACACCAATGACGCTGTGGTGCCCCCGCCGGAGCCCAACAGCGACCTTCAGGGGGTAAAT GTGATCAGCATTAAGGACAATGACAGTCTGGCAGCGCGGCTCGCCGTAGAGATGAAGGCTGACCTGCTCATCGCGCTGTCTGACGTGGAAG gactgtacAACAGCCCCCCTGGAACAGATGATGCAAAGCTCATTGACATCTTCTATCCTGGAGACCAGCAGTCAATCACTTATGGAACAAAGTCTAGGGTGGGGATCGGAGGTATGGAGGCTAAG gtcAAAGCTGCTCTCTGGGCTCTGCAAGGTGGCACCTCAGTGGTCATTGCAAACGGCACCAACCCCAAAGTGACAGGTCACGTCATCACTGACATCGTGGAGGGCAAGAAGGTTGGAACTTTCTTCTCTGAGATCAAACCTGCAG GACCAACTGTGGAGCAGCAGACCGAAATGGCACGAAACTCTGGAAGAACCCTGGCAGCTCTGCACCCAGAGCAG agaggTGAGATTATCTGCCATCTAGCAGAGCTGCTGACTGAAAAGAAGGATGAGATTCTGGCTGCCAACAAGATGGACATGGACCTAGCTGTAAATGCAG GCCAGATGCCACAAGCCATGATAAAGCGTTTAAGCTTGTCACCATCCAAACTGAACAGCTTGGCCATAGGTCTGCGTCAGATTGCTGTGGCTGCTCAGGACAGCGTGGGTCGCGTTCTCCGCAGGACCAGGGTGGCTCACAACCTGGAGCTGGAGCAGATCACTGTGCCCATTGGAGTTCTTTTGGTCATCTTTGAGGCCCGACCTGACTGCCTGCCCCAG GTGTCAGCGTTGGCCATAGCCAGTGGCAATGCCCTCTTGCTGAAGGGAGGCAAAGAGGCAGCCAACACCAACCGTGTCCTCCACCAGCTCACCCAGGAGGCCCTCACCATGCACGGAGTTACAGACGCTGTGCAGCtg GTGAGCACtcgagaggaggtggaggatcTGTGCCGACTTGACAAGATGATTGACTTGATCATCCCTCGAGGTTCATCCCAGCTGGTGCGGGACATTCAGCGGGCAGCAAAGGGCATCCCTGTGATGGGTCACAGCGAGGGAATCTGCCACGTCTACGTGGATGCGGAGGCCAGCATCGACAAAGTCATAAAAATTG TCAGAGACTCCAAGTGTGACTACCCAGCAGCATGTAATGCCATGGAAACCCTGCTCATCCACAGAGACACCCTCAGAACTCCACTGTTTGACCAAATCATCGACATGCTGCGCACTGAGCGG GTGAAGATTCACGCAGGCCCTCGCTTCGCCTCCTACTTGACATTCAGCCCATCTGAGGCAAAGTCTCTGCGGACAGAGTATGGTGACCTGGAGTGCTGCATGGAGGTGGTGGACAGCATGCAGGAGGCTGTGGATCATATTCACAAGTATGGCAGCTCCCACACAGACGTTATCATCACAGAAAATG